A stretch of the Pogoniulus pusillus isolate bPogPus1 chromosome 14, bPogPus1.pri, whole genome shotgun sequence genome encodes the following:
- the KCNS2 gene encoding potassium voltage-gated channel subfamily S member 2 yields the protein MPLWKELTMTGQSRRALSEGNFEDNEISINVGGFKKKMRSNTLLRFPETRLGKLLSCHSKESILELCDDYDDTKNEFYFDRNPELFPYVLHFYNTGKLHVMGELCVFSFSQEIEYWGINEFFIDSCCSYSYHGRKMEPDQEKWEEQSDQESTTSSFDEILAFYNDASKFDKQPFGNIRRQLWLALDNPGYSVLSRIFSVLSIVVVLGSIVTMCLNSLPDFQIVGGSGTPEEDPRFEIVEHFGIAWFTFELVARFAVAPDFFKFFKHALNLIDLMSILPFYITLVVNLVVESSPALANLGRVAQVLRLMRIFRILKLARHSTGLRSLGATLKYSYREVGLLLLYLSVGISIFSVVAYTIEKEENEGLATIPACWWWATVSMTTVGYGDVVPGSTAGKLTASACILAGILVVVLPITLIFNKFSHFYRRQKQLESAMRSCDFGDGMKEVPSVNLRDYYAYKVKSLMASLTNMSRSTPSELSLNDSLH from the coding sequence ATGCCCCTCTGGAAGGAGCTCACTATGACAGGGCAGAGTCGGAGGGCTTTATCCGAAGGAAATTTTGAAGACAATGAGATCAGCATCAACGTTGGAGGCTTTAAGAAGAAGATGAGATCCAACACATTGTTAAGGTTCCCGGAGACCAGgctggggaagctgctgagctgccactCGAAGGAGTCGATACTGGAGCTGTGTGACGACTACGATGACACCAAGAATGAGTTTTACTTTGACAGGAACCCCGAGCTCTTCCCCTACGTGCTGCATTTCTACAACACCGGCAAGCTCCACGTCATGGGCGAGCTCTGCGTCTTTTCCTTCAGCCAGGAGATTGAGTACTGGGGAATCAACGAGTTCTTCATAGACTCCTGCTGCAGCTACAGCTACCACGGGAGGAAAATGGAACCGGACCAAGAGAAATGGGAGGAACAAAGTGACCAGGAAAGTACCACGTCTTCTTTTGACGAGATTCTGGCATTCTACAACGATGCCTCTAAGTTTGACAAACAGCCCTTTGGGAACatcaggaggcagctctggcttGCTTTGGATAATCCTGGCTACTCGGTCCTGAGCCGGATCTTCAGCGTGCTTTCCatagtggtggtgctgggctccaTCGTCACCATGTGCCTGAACAGCCTGCCGGACTTTCAGATCGTCGGCGGCAGCGGGACCCCCGAGGAGGACCCTCGCTTCGAGATCGTGGAACACTTCGGCATCGCGTGGTTCACGTTTGAGCTGGTGGCCAGGTTCGCAGTGGCTCCTGACTTCTTCAAGTTCTTCAAGCATGCCCTCAACCTGATTGACCTCATGTCTATCCTTCCGTTTTATATCACCTTAGTTGTCAACTTGGTGGTGGAAAGCAGCCCGGCTTTGGCAAATTTAGGCAGGGTTGCGCAAGTCCTGAGGCTCATGAGGATCTTTCGCATCTTAAAGCTCGCTAGACACTCCACGGGTCTTAGGTCTCTGGGAGCCACCCTGAAGTACAGCTACAGAGAGGTGGGGCTTCTTTTACTTTACCTCTCCGTTGGCATCTCCATTTTCTCAGTAGTGGCTTACACCATTGAGAAAGAAGAGAACGAGGGGTTGGCCACCATCCCTGCTTGCTGGTGGTGGGCTACCGTTAGCATGACCACGGTTGGCTACGGGGATGTGGTGCCGGGGAGCACAGCTGGCAAGCTGACGGCTTCTGCATGCATCCTAGCCGGGATCCTCGTGGTCGTGCTTCCCATCACCCTCATCTTCAACAAGTTCTCCCACTTCTATAGGCGCCAGAAGCAGCTAGAGAGCGCCATGAGAAGCTGTGATTTCGGTGATGGCATGAAGGAAGTTCCCTCAGTCAACTTAAGGGACTACTATGCTTACAAAGTTAAATCTCTCATGGCCAGTCTTACCAATATGAGCAGGAGTACCCCCAGTGAGCTGAGCCTGAATGATTCACTGCATTAG